A genome region from Cucurbita pepo subsp. pepo cultivar mu-cu-16 chromosome LG02, ASM280686v2, whole genome shotgun sequence includes the following:
- the LOC111788382 gene encoding uncharacterized protein LOC111788382 isoform X3, with product MNAASKETMMTSNQATKMFTYEFPDVDSDLSIFPAPEDDVLGVEHFLQPDYNKCFPGSVLDFNTFHSHKCLSIENFSFAVEFDQIKIDSESLHSSLTLEGERTKQEVRDEKSKGTDDVVCSGINKLSGTVNRQTTDDIFNLAPGSCNASFLGNVDFGYPQGFCTTDLGVDLSFAGGHNVGFDQKDAKLMISSSTGSSGCSGSSTACLNDENMSDDRPVKRKRLSSCDSSKINSEHNESKIVPFNEGNKVETLVTEKRLRKPPRRYSEESIEQKSRSNFKKSALKASKDKSLPSVCHRHQWQKKLKAAPIVPKDKSFNGGCIQVPFGLPIEEGHSTKKRICWEPEEIKDNRILCIKDKNDVESFSAESDDENTEDECVMKGNTTQKGNSRRKHHISWTLSEVMKLVEGVSEYGVGRWTEIKRLQFSSSSHRTSVDLKDKWRNLLKASDTQLQNRRKVVLGRKQALQQVPESVLCRVRELAAIYPYPRENKSKDTCSAPTTSSFKSTTSNMLVCLPTVM from the exons ATGAATGCAGCGTCCAAGGAAACGATGATGACTTCCAATCAGGCTACGAAAATGTTTACTTATGAGTTTCCTGAT gTCGACTCGGATTTATCTATCTTCCCTGCCCCGGAAGATGATGTCTTAGGGGTGGAACATTTCTTGCAACCGGACTATAACAAATGCTTTCCTGGCAGTGTCCTTGATTTCAACACGTTCCACTCTCATAAGTGCTTAAGCATcgaaaatttttcatttgctGTTGAATTTGATCAAATAAAGATCGATAGTG AATCATTACATTCTAGCCTTACACTAGAAGGAGAGAGAACCAAGCAAGAG GTCCGTGATGAAAAATCGAAAGGAACTGACGATGTTGTGTGTTCTGGGATCAACAAACTTTCGGGAACTG TGAACCGTCAAACCACGGATGATATCTTCAATTTAGCTCCCGGTTCATGCAATGCTTCTTTTCTAGGCAATGTGGATTTTGGTTACCCACAAGGTTTTTGTACAACAGATCTCGGTGTTGATTTGTCTTTTGCTGGAG GGCATAATGTCGGTTTTGATCAAAAGGACGCCAAACTTATGATCTCATCGAGCACTGGGTCGTCAGGTTGTTCGGGTAGCTCTACTGCGTGCTTGAACGACGAGAACATGTCAGACGACAGGCCTGTGAAAAGGAAGAGGCTTTCAAGCTGCGACTCCTCGAAAATAAATTCTGAGCATAACGAATCCAAAATCGTTCCTTTTAATGAAGGAAACAAAGTAGAAACACTCGTTACAGAAAAGAGATTGCGGAAGCCTCCTAGGAGATACAGTGAAGAGTCGATTGAACAAAAATCGAGATCTAATTTCAAGAAAAGCGCTCTGAAAGCTTCCAAGGATAAATCTCTCCCCTCCGTGTGTCACAGGCATCAATGGCAAAAGAAACTTAAAGCAGCACCAATCGTTCCCAAGGATAAATCATTCAACGGAGGTTGTATTCAGGTTCCGTTCGGTCTTCCAATCGAAGAAGGTCACTCGACAAAGAAGAGAATATGTTGG GAGCCGGAGGAGATCAAGGACAATAGGATCCTATgcataaaagataaaaacgaCGTGGAGTCTTTCTCAGCCGAGTCCGACGATGAGAATACTGAAGACGAGTGCGTCATGAAAGGTAATACTACTCAAAAAGGCAACAGTCGTAGGAAGCATCACATATCATGGACTCTTTCCGAGGTTATGAAGTTGGTAGAAGGCGTTTCGGAGTACGGAGTCGGAAGGTGGACAGAAATAAAAAGGCTTCAGTTTTCATCATCTTCGCATAGAACGTCCGTCGATCTCAAG GATAAATGGAGAAATCTATTAAAGGCAAGTGATACCCAGTTACAAAACAGAAGAAAG GTTGTTCTTGGTCGAAAGCAAGCATTGCAGCAAGTACCGGAGTCTGTTCTATGTCGTGTTCGGGAATTGGCAGCCATTTATCCATACCCAAGGGAAAACAAATCGAAGGATACATGCTCGGCCCCGACAACATCGTCCTTCAAATCTACAACCAGTAACATGCTTGTATGTTTGCCCACAGTTATGTGA
- the LOC111788382 gene encoding uncharacterized protein LOC111788382 isoform X1 yields MNAASKETMMTSNQATKMFTYEFPDVDSDLSIFPAPEDDVLGVEHFLQPDYNKCFPGSVLDFNTFHSHKCLSIENFSFAVEFDQIKIDSESLHSSLTLEGERTKQEVRDEKSKGTDDVVCSGINKLSGTVNRQTTDDIFNLAPGSCNASFLGNVDFGYPQGFCTTDLGVDLSFAGGLGPKPLCDWNSPFIRDIQLKNSLSVAGHNVGFDQKDAKLMISSSTGSSGCSGSSTACLNDENMSDDRPVKRKRLSSCDSSKINSEHNESKIVPFNEGNKVETLVTEKRLRKPPRRYSEESIEQKSRSNFKKSALKASKDKSLPSVCHRHQWQKKLKAAPIVPKDKSFNGGCIQVPFGLPIEEGHSTKKRICWEPEEIKDNRILCIKDKNDVESFSAESDDENTEDECVMKGNTTQKGNSRRKHHISWTLSEVMKLVEGVSEYGVGRWTEIKRLQFSSSSHRTSVDLKDKWRNLLKASDTQLQNRRKVVLGRKQALQQVPESVLCRVRELAAIYPYPRENKSKDTCSAPTTSSFKSTTSNMLVCLPTVM; encoded by the exons ATGAATGCAGCGTCCAAGGAAACGATGATGACTTCCAATCAGGCTACGAAAATGTTTACTTATGAGTTTCCTGAT gTCGACTCGGATTTATCTATCTTCCCTGCCCCGGAAGATGATGTCTTAGGGGTGGAACATTTCTTGCAACCGGACTATAACAAATGCTTTCCTGGCAGTGTCCTTGATTTCAACACGTTCCACTCTCATAAGTGCTTAAGCATcgaaaatttttcatttgctGTTGAATTTGATCAAATAAAGATCGATAGTG AATCATTACATTCTAGCCTTACACTAGAAGGAGAGAGAACCAAGCAAGAG GTCCGTGATGAAAAATCGAAAGGAACTGACGATGTTGTGTGTTCTGGGATCAACAAACTTTCGGGAACTG TGAACCGTCAAACCACGGATGATATCTTCAATTTAGCTCCCGGTTCATGCAATGCTTCTTTTCTAGGCAATGTGGATTTTGGTTACCCACAAGGTTTTTGTACAACAGATCTCGGTGTTGATTTGTCTTTTGCTGGAGGTCTGGGGCCAAAACCTCTATGTGACTGGAATTCTCCTTTCATAAGAGACATTCAGCTTAAAAATAGTTTGTCAGTTGCAGGGCATAATGTCGGTTTTGATCAAAAGGACGCCAAACTTATGATCTCATCGAGCACTGGGTCGTCAGGTTGTTCGGGTAGCTCTACTGCGTGCTTGAACGACGAGAACATGTCAGACGACAGGCCTGTGAAAAGGAAGAGGCTTTCAAGCTGCGACTCCTCGAAAATAAATTCTGAGCATAACGAATCCAAAATCGTTCCTTTTAATGAAGGAAACAAAGTAGAAACACTCGTTACAGAAAAGAGATTGCGGAAGCCTCCTAGGAGATACAGTGAAGAGTCGATTGAACAAAAATCGAGATCTAATTTCAAGAAAAGCGCTCTGAAAGCTTCCAAGGATAAATCTCTCCCCTCCGTGTGTCACAGGCATCAATGGCAAAAGAAACTTAAAGCAGCACCAATCGTTCCCAAGGATAAATCATTCAACGGAGGTTGTATTCAGGTTCCGTTCGGTCTTCCAATCGAAGAAGGTCACTCGACAAAGAAGAGAATATGTTGG GAGCCGGAGGAGATCAAGGACAATAGGATCCTATgcataaaagataaaaacgaCGTGGAGTCTTTCTCAGCCGAGTCCGACGATGAGAATACTGAAGACGAGTGCGTCATGAAAGGTAATACTACTCAAAAAGGCAACAGTCGTAGGAAGCATCACATATCATGGACTCTTTCCGAGGTTATGAAGTTGGTAGAAGGCGTTTCGGAGTACGGAGTCGGAAGGTGGACAGAAATAAAAAGGCTTCAGTTTTCATCATCTTCGCATAGAACGTCCGTCGATCTCAAG GATAAATGGAGAAATCTATTAAAGGCAAGTGATACCCAGTTACAAAACAGAAGAAAG GTTGTTCTTGGTCGAAAGCAAGCATTGCAGCAAGTACCGGAGTCTGTTCTATGTCGTGTTCGGGAATTGGCAGCCATTTATCCATACCCAAGGGAAAACAAATCGAAGGATACATGCTCGGCCCCGACAACATCGTCCTTCAAATCTACAACCAGTAACATGCTTGTATGTTTGCCCACAGTTATGTGA
- the LOC111788382 gene encoding uncharacterized protein LOC111788382 isoform X2, with protein sequence MNAASKETMMTSNQATKMFTYEFPDVDSDLSIFPAPEDDVLGVEHFLQPDYNKCFPGSVLDFNTFHSHKCLSIENFSFAVEFDQIKIDSESLHSSLTLEGERTKQEVRDEKSKGTDDVVCSGINKLSGTVNRQTTDDIFNLAPGSCNASFLGNVDFGYPQGFCTTDLGVDLSFAGVAGHNVGFDQKDAKLMISSSTGSSGCSGSSTACLNDENMSDDRPVKRKRLSSCDSSKINSEHNESKIVPFNEGNKVETLVTEKRLRKPPRRYSEESIEQKSRSNFKKSALKASKDKSLPSVCHRHQWQKKLKAAPIVPKDKSFNGGCIQVPFGLPIEEGHSTKKRICWEPEEIKDNRILCIKDKNDVESFSAESDDENTEDECVMKGNTTQKGNSRRKHHISWTLSEVMKLVEGVSEYGVGRWTEIKRLQFSSSSHRTSVDLKDKWRNLLKASDTQLQNRRKVVLGRKQALQQVPESVLCRVRELAAIYPYPRENKSKDTCSAPTTSSFKSTTSNMLVCLPTVM encoded by the exons ATGAATGCAGCGTCCAAGGAAACGATGATGACTTCCAATCAGGCTACGAAAATGTTTACTTATGAGTTTCCTGAT gTCGACTCGGATTTATCTATCTTCCCTGCCCCGGAAGATGATGTCTTAGGGGTGGAACATTTCTTGCAACCGGACTATAACAAATGCTTTCCTGGCAGTGTCCTTGATTTCAACACGTTCCACTCTCATAAGTGCTTAAGCATcgaaaatttttcatttgctGTTGAATTTGATCAAATAAAGATCGATAGTG AATCATTACATTCTAGCCTTACACTAGAAGGAGAGAGAACCAAGCAAGAG GTCCGTGATGAAAAATCGAAAGGAACTGACGATGTTGTGTGTTCTGGGATCAACAAACTTTCGGGAACTG TGAACCGTCAAACCACGGATGATATCTTCAATTTAGCTCCCGGTTCATGCAATGCTTCTTTTCTAGGCAATGTGGATTTTGGTTACCCACAAGGTTTTTGTACAACAGATCTCGGTGTTGATTTGTCTTTTGCTGGAG TTGCAGGGCATAATGTCGGTTTTGATCAAAAGGACGCCAAACTTATGATCTCATCGAGCACTGGGTCGTCAGGTTGTTCGGGTAGCTCTACTGCGTGCTTGAACGACGAGAACATGTCAGACGACAGGCCTGTGAAAAGGAAGAGGCTTTCAAGCTGCGACTCCTCGAAAATAAATTCTGAGCATAACGAATCCAAAATCGTTCCTTTTAATGAAGGAAACAAAGTAGAAACACTCGTTACAGAAAAGAGATTGCGGAAGCCTCCTAGGAGATACAGTGAAGAGTCGATTGAACAAAAATCGAGATCTAATTTCAAGAAAAGCGCTCTGAAAGCTTCCAAGGATAAATCTCTCCCCTCCGTGTGTCACAGGCATCAATGGCAAAAGAAACTTAAAGCAGCACCAATCGTTCCCAAGGATAAATCATTCAACGGAGGTTGTATTCAGGTTCCGTTCGGTCTTCCAATCGAAGAAGGTCACTCGACAAAGAAGAGAATATGTTGG GAGCCGGAGGAGATCAAGGACAATAGGATCCTATgcataaaagataaaaacgaCGTGGAGTCTTTCTCAGCCGAGTCCGACGATGAGAATACTGAAGACGAGTGCGTCATGAAAGGTAATACTACTCAAAAAGGCAACAGTCGTAGGAAGCATCACATATCATGGACTCTTTCCGAGGTTATGAAGTTGGTAGAAGGCGTTTCGGAGTACGGAGTCGGAAGGTGGACAGAAATAAAAAGGCTTCAGTTTTCATCATCTTCGCATAGAACGTCCGTCGATCTCAAG GATAAATGGAGAAATCTATTAAAGGCAAGTGATACCCAGTTACAAAACAGAAGAAAG GTTGTTCTTGGTCGAAAGCAAGCATTGCAGCAAGTACCGGAGTCTGTTCTATGTCGTGTTCGGGAATTGGCAGCCATTTATCCATACCCAAGGGAAAACAAATCGAAGGATACATGCTCGGCCCCGACAACATCGTCCTTCAAATCTACAACCAGTAACATGCTTGTATGTTTGCCCACAGTTATGTGA